From the genome of Fusobacterium varium, one region includes:
- the glcR_1 gene encoding HTH-type transcriptional repressor glcR, translating into MLNIERYNLILELIKNKKNIKLNELVEEMDVSEATVRRDLNFLEEKGKIRRVHGGAVLIENKEEDIIYKKMVFSEEKNKIGKAAAALVKNGDIIFLDAGSTTECMIKYLEDKADIKVVTNGFTHMEELTKLGIETYLIGGKVKIKTGATVGATAALSLKSYNFDISFIGANGITLDGYSTPDPEEVIVKSEAIKRGKEVYFLCDESKFKANSFINFASLDDGMLITNGKIPIELEKSIRKKED; encoded by the coding sequence ATGCTTAATATTGAAAGATATAACTTGATTTTAGAACTAATTAAAAATAAAAAGAATATAAAGCTAAATGAGTTGGTAGAAGAAATGGATGTATCAGAAGCAACTGTTCGTAGAGATCTTAATTTTCTTGAAGAAAAAGGAAAAATCAGAAGAGTTCATGGAGGAGCAGTTCTGATAGAAAATAAAGAGGAAGATATTATTTATAAAAAAATGGTATTTTCAGAAGAAAAAAATAAAATAGGTAAAGCAGCAGCAGCTCTTGTGAAAAATGGGGATATTATTTTTTTAGATGCTGGGAGTACAACAGAATGTATGATTAAGTATCTAGAAGATAAAGCTGATATAAAAGTAGTTACTAATGGATTTACTCATATGGAAGAACTTACAAAACTAGGGATAGAAACTTATCTTATAGGAGGAAAAGTTAAGATAAAGACAGGGGCAACAGTAGGAGCAACAGCAGCTCTTTCATTAAAAAGCTACAATTTTGATATTTCTTTTATAGGTGCTAATGGGATTACACTTGATGGATATTCTACACCTGACCCTGAAGAAGTTATTGTAAAAAGTGAGGCTATAAAGAGAGGCAAGGAAGTATATTTTCTTTGTGATGAATCAAAATTTAAAGCAAATAGTTTTATAAATTTTGCTTCATTAGATGATGGAATGCTGATAACAAATGGAAAAATACCAATAGAACTTGAAAAAAGCATAAGGAAAAAGGAGGATTAA
- a CDS encoding sporulation sigma factor SigF has product MTKKEYLKKGYRINLEIETKKEVLEELKSNLDGLQAIKLTENVQGGPIKDDSGVVNKMNKIIEMEKDLNELCNFQIKLSQTIDKMENTNERAVLRLRYILNQTWEEIAEKMGYSLRQVTRIHGEALKSFKLCP; this is encoded by the coding sequence ATGACAAAGAAAGAATACTTGAAAAAGGGATACAGAATAAATTTAGAAATAGAAACTAAAAAAGAAGTACTAGAAGAACTTAAAAGCAATCTTGATGGGCTTCAGGCTATAAAGCTGACAGAGAATGTTCAAGGAGGACCTATTAAGGATGATTCGGGGGTAGTAAATAAAATGAATAAAATTATTGAGATGGAAAAAGATCTTAATGAATTATGTAATTTTCAGATAAAATTAAGTCAGACAATAGATAAAATGGAGAATACTAATGAAAGAGCAGTTTTAAGATTGAGATATATTCTTAATCAGACTTGGGAAGAAATAGCGGAAAAAATGGGGTATTCCTTGAGACAAGTGACAAGAATCCATGGTGAAGCATTAAAAAGTTTTAAATTATGTCCATAA
- a CDS encoding Uncharacterized phage-encoded protein, translated as MNELITIKNVRGYADEKGTVYLNLEDVARGLGFEREKNGKMYVMWDRVNKYLEELSFHTSVESNFIPENVFYKLCMKANNEVARKFQDLVCDEILPSIRKNGMYVVDNLLDNPDLAIQAFTKLKEEREKRKELEIVLKENKPKVIFAEAVEASKTSILIGELAKLLKQNGHDIGQKRLFSWLREQGFLIKREGSEYNMPTQKSMDLGLFEIKETAITHSDGHITVNKTPKVTGKGQIYFMNKFKTAA; from the coding sequence ATGAATGAACTAATTACAATCAAAAATGTAAGAGGATATGCTGATGAAAAAGGAACTGTATATCTTAATTTAGAAGATGTGGCAAGAGGGTTAGGATTTGAAAGAGAAAAAAACGGGAAAATGTATGTAATGTGGGATAGAGTTAATAAATATCTTGAAGAATTATCTTTCCACACAAGTGTGGAAAGCAATTTTATTCCAGAGAATGTATTTTATAAACTTTGTATGAAAGCTAACAATGAAGTAGCTAGAAAATTTCAAGATTTAGTATGTGATGAAATACTTCCATCTATCAGAAAGAATGGAATGTATGTAGTAGATAACTTACTGGATAATCCAGATTTAGCAATACAAGCTTTTACAAAGCTGAAAGAAGAAAGAGAGAAAAGAAAAGAATTAGAAATAGTATTAAAAGAGAATAAACCAAAAGTTATTTTTGCAGAGGCAGTAGAAGCTTCTAAAACTTCTATTTTGATTGGAGAATTAGCTAAATTATTAAAACAAAATGGGCATGATATAGGACAAAAAAGATTATTCTCTTGGTTAAGAGAACAAGGATTTTTAATTAAAAGGGAAGGATCAGAATATAATATGCCTACTCAAAAATCAATGGATTTAGGACTATTTGAAATTAAAGAGACTGCTATAACTCATTCAGATGGGCATATAACAGTAAATAAAACACCTAAAGTAACTGGAAAAGGACAAATATACTTTATGAACAAGTTTAAAACAGCAGCATAA
- a CDS encoding Rho termination factor, N-terminal domain: MTVKELKEKAKRMGLSGYSQLRKAELEKFIEDNTLHNSEILFTGECSGDGEWLNHRKIGATETSILVVDNAFKNGLINRPDKYNSPYLIYLERKGLYKRDISFASQVAMEFGHYAEDFIIAHLPALFKNEFNIEVQETKKVIR; this comes from the coding sequence ATGACAGTTAAAGAATTGAAAGAGAAAGCTAAACGAATGGGTTTAAGTGGTTATAGTCAATTAAGAAAAGCAGAATTAGAAAAGTTTATTGAAGATAATACTCTTCATAATTCAGAAATCCTTTTTACTGGTGAGTGTAGTGGTGATGGAGAATGGTTAAATCATAGAAAAATAGGAGCAACAGAAACTTCAATACTAGTAGTTGACAATGCTTTTAAAAATGGATTAATAAACAGACCAGATAAATATAACTCTCCATATTTAATATATCTTGAAAGAAAAGGATTATATAAAAGAGATATTTCTTTCGCTTCACAGGTAGCTATGGAATTTGGACACTATGCAGAGGACTTTATAATTGCACATCTTCCAGCACTATTTAAAAATGAATTCAATATAGAAGTACAGGAAACAAAAAAGGTAATCAGGTAG
- the immA gene encoding Metallopeptidase immA: MRPMKNIKKRVKNLIKKYGTSNPYKLCKYLNIEIFYMDLGNVKGIYKKTLTNKFIIINENLTKFSQTIVLVHELGHAILHDSREMQALKDYDLFPKYTTKIEIEANIFTSELMYDENIEDYEYDLDIDIKILEQLRELRNL, encoded by the coding sequence GTGAGGCCTATGAAAAATATAAAAAAGAGGGTAAAAAATTTAATAAAAAAATATGGAACGAGCAATCCATATAAATTATGTAAATATTTGAATATAGAAATTTTTTATATGGATTTAGGAAATGTGAAAGGGATTTACAAAAAAACTTTAACAAATAAATTTATAATAATAAATGAGAATTTAACCAAATTTTCTCAAACGATTGTTTTAGTTCATGAATTAGGACATGCAATTTTACATGATTCACGAGAAATGCAAGCATTGAAAGATTATGATTTATTCCCCAAATATACAACTAAAATAGAGATTGAGGCTAATATATTTACTTCTGAGCTTATGTATGATGAGAATATAGAAGATTATGAATATGATTTAGATATAGATATAAAAATTTTAGAGCAATTAAGAGAACTAAGAAATTTATAG
- the lacC_1 gene encoding Tagatose-6-phosphate kinase, with the protein MIYTVTLNPAIDYYIVMDKFVEGELNSLKDGYTLAGGKGINVSKVLKNFGRENTALGFVGGFTGDYIKNSLKTYGVEGNFVELAENTRINIKMKTEEKESEISGKSPVITEENKKELLDSLKKIKDGDVLVLSGSVPKTMGNEIYKDIIKKIPKGVKVILDTRDEPFKFSLEAGVYLTKPNKNELSEFFEKELKTIEEIMEAGEKLRTMGSENVIVSMGKDGSMLITESGVYLGNAPVGKLVSSVGAGDSMVAGIIYGITGGNSIEDSYKYGIASGSATAFSEGLTTLETMENLLKDIKIKKIK; encoded by the coding sequence ATGATTTATACTGTAACTTTAAATCCTGCTATAGATTATTATATTGTGATGGATAAATTTGTAGAGGGAGAATTAAATTCACTTAAAGATGGATATACTCTAGCTGGTGGAAAAGGTATAAATGTATCTAAAGTTTTAAAAAATTTTGGAAGAGAAAATACAGCACTTGGCTTTGTAGGTGGGTTTACAGGGGACTATATAAAAAACAGCCTGAAGACATATGGAGTTGAAGGAAACTTTGTAGAACTTGCAGAGAATACAAGAATAAATATAAAAATGAAAACAGAAGAAAAAGAGAGTGAGATATCAGGTAAATCACCAGTAATTACTGAAGAAAATAAAAAAGAACTTTTAGACAGCTTAAAGAAGATAAAAGATGGAGATGTACTGGTATTGTCAGGAAGTGTTCCCAAAACTATGGGAAATGAGATATACAAGGATATTATAAAAAAAATTCCAAAAGGTGTAAAAGTTATACTTGATACTAGAGATGAACCTTTTAAATTTTCTCTTGAAGCAGGAGTATATCTAACTAAACCAAATAAAAATGAACTTTCTGAATTCTTTGAAAAAGAACTTAAAACAATTGAAGAAATAATGGAAGCTGGAGAAAAGTTGAGAACTATGGGAAGTGAAAATGTCATAGTATCTATGGGAAAAGATGGTTCTATGCTGATAACTGAAAGTGGAGTATATCTCGGAAATGCACCTGTTGGAAAACTTGTAAGTTCAGTAGGAGCAGGGGATTCAATGGTAGCAGGAATTATATATGGAATAACAGGTGGAAATTCAATAGAAGATTCATATAAATATGGTATTGCATCAGGAAGTGCTACTGCATTTTCTGAAGGATTGACAACACTGGAAACTATGGAGAATTTATTAAAAGATATTAAAATTAAAAAAATTAAATAA
- a CDS encoding MORN repeat variant — MKKIILILIMFLLTLTSHSKERIEDMSKFEVRYGKVYVIGEDEPYTGTFIGKYENGNLREIAKFKNGKSDGKQEVYHKNGNPSLIRFERNGKLVGEYKSYYENGNLRAEGMYINGKEEGDYKVYYEDGQLWRESKFKNGEEVVPTKWYYEDGDPLKNK, encoded by the coding sequence ATGAAAAAAATTATATTAATATTAATTATGTTTTTGTTAACATTAACAAGTCATAGTAAAGAAAGAATTGAGGATATGTCAAAATTCGAAGTAAGATATGGAAAAGTTTATGTAATTGGTGAAGATGAACCATATACAGGAACATTTATAGGGAAATATGAAAATGGGAATTTGCGAGAGATAGCTAAATTTAAAAATGGAAAATCTGATGGAAAACAGGAAGTATACCATAAAAACGGGAACCCATCATTGATAAGATTTGAAAGAAATGGAAAACTTGTTGGGGAATATAAGAGTTATTATGAAAATGGGAACTTAAGAGCCGAAGGAATGTATATAAATGGAAAAGAAGAAGGAGATTACAAAGTATACTATGAAGATGGTCAGTTATGGAGGGAAAGTAAATTTAAAAACGGAGAAGAAGTAGTTCCAACAAAATGGTATTATGAGGATGGAGATCCTCTTAAAAATAAATAG
- the recT gene encoding P33 — protein MATAKNKLATLDNTSNTGVPALKSMLATQAIKKQIKSLLGERAGHFMMAIVQVVEGTPQLQQADPQSIINAAIASAVLNLPIEKNLGFAYIVPYNDRERGMIAQFQMGYKGYIQLALRSGEYKFINAVQVKEGELQGYNLLTGELQLEFIDDIDKREEARTIGYASYIEFNNGFRNTLFMTEAQVKNHAKKYSQSYQYDLSKGKKNSNWSKNFEAMALKTVLKLNLSKYGALSVEVQKALQTDGLVVDEIEEDGTIIGQFTDNTGDEIEVINNIKATDEDRVRLLKQSEPLKINLVEVVKKELKIDFETMTKNQAKEIEEYIDTKLEETM, from the coding sequence ATGGCAACAGCTAAAAACAAACTAGCAACACTAGATAACACAAGTAATACAGGAGTTCCAGCACTTAAAAGTATGCTGGCAACTCAAGCTATTAAGAAGCAGATTAAATCCCTGCTTGGAGAAAGAGCAGGGCACTTTATGATGGCAATAGTACAGGTAGTGGAGGGAACACCTCAGCTTCAACAGGCAGACCCTCAAAGCATTATCAATGCTGCTATTGCTTCAGCAGTTCTCAACTTACCAATAGAAAAGAATCTAGGGTTTGCCTATATAGTTCCCTACAATGATAGAGAAAGAGGAATGATAGCGCAGTTCCAGATGGGGTATAAGGGATATATTCAGTTAGCTCTTAGAAGTGGAGAATATAAGTTCATCAATGCAGTACAAGTCAAAGAGGGGGAACTACAAGGGTATAACCTTCTTACAGGAGAACTTCAACTTGAATTTATAGATGACATTGATAAGAGGGAAGAGGCTAGGACTATTGGTTATGCTTCTTATATAGAATTTAATAATGGATTTAGGAATACTCTTTTTATGACAGAGGCACAGGTTAAAAATCATGCTAAAAAATATAGTCAGTCATACCAATATGATTTAAGTAAAGGAAAGAAAAATTCTAATTGGAGCAAGAACTTTGAGGCTATGGCATTAAAAACAGTTCTCAAATTAAATTTAAGCAAGTATGGAGCTTTATCAGTGGAAGTACAGAAGGCTCTACAAACTGATGGACTGGTAGTTGACGAGATAGAAGAAGATGGAACTATCATAGGACAATTTACAGACAATACAGGTGATGAAATAGAAGTGATTAATAACATCAAGGCAACTGATGAGGATAGAGTAAGACTTCTGAAACAGTCTGAGCCTTTAAAAATAAATTTAGTGGAAGTTGTAAAAAAAGAACTGAAAATCGATTTTGAAACTATGACTAAAAATCAAGCAAAAGAAATTGAAGAATACATAGACACTAAACTTGAAGAAACAATGTAA
- the tnpR gene encoding Transposon Tn1000 resolvase: MKETKKAIAYFRVSTDMQRDDLSLETQEKGGEIFARDNGIEIVKKFTDVMSGGNRNRKGFLEAQKYLEDHKNEIDYFIAYDVSRIARDAFAFLSLFNKLNILGVKLKLINNPNLDSDSPMGKLILTILAAIFEFFRFDNADRVRDNMIIRVKEGKRMNNAPFAYRMINKKMVVVPEEAELIKFIYNEYLKGHGIVALERMTGKDRSTIKQWLNNKVYAGYNVFGARKMNKTTFKPMKNPDTNKIVEAKGDWEPIIDIETWEKVATRMNNNKEFRIRNMEKTSYLLSGLLFHTCGSKFRGNAGRKGTYYYRCIGCNRSIKTDIIDEKVLNELFNNEFLKELNKSTGKVENKKEKELIKLKNYKISLKNKEKKLIDLYTEDLISKDEYINRKNEIKNSIINTEAELILLENEKEEKKQNVDFSKMFIAALSNLKNAESKQEANKILKMIIKK; this comes from the coding sequence ATGAAAGAAACAAAAAAGGCAATAGCATATTTTAGAGTAAGTACAGATATGCAAAGAGACGACCTCTCCCTTGAAACACAAGAAAAGGGAGGGGAGATCTTTGCAAGAGATAATGGTATTGAAATAGTAAAGAAATTTACTGATGTTATGTCTGGAGGAAACAGAAATAGAAAGGGATTTCTTGAAGCTCAAAAATATTTAGAAGATCATAAAAATGAAATAGATTATTTTATAGCTTATGATGTTAGTAGAATAGCAAGAGATGCCTTTGCTTTCCTTTCCCTCTTCAATAAATTAAATATATTGGGAGTAAAGTTGAAATTAATAAATAATCCTAATTTGGATAGTGACAGCCCTATGGGAAAGTTGATTTTAACTATATTAGCTGCTATCTTTGAGTTTTTCCGATTTGATAATGCAGATAGAGTAAGAGATAATATGATTATAAGAGTTAAAGAAGGAAAGAGAATGAACAATGCACCCTTTGCTTATAGAATGATAAATAAAAAAATGGTAGTAGTTCCTGAAGAGGCAGAGTTAATAAAATTTATCTATAATGAATATTTAAAAGGACATGGAATAGTAGCTCTTGAAAGAATGACTGGCAAGGATAGAAGCACCATAAAGCAATGGTTAAATAATAAAGTTTATGCTGGATATAATGTATTCGGTGCTAGAAAAATGAATAAAACTACTTTTAAGCCCATGAAAAACCCAGATACAAATAAAATTGTAGAAGCGAAAGGAGATTGGGAACCTATAATTGATATAGAAACATGGGAAAAAGTGGCAACTAGAATGAATAATAATAAAGAATTCAGAATAAGAAATATGGAAAAAACTTCTTATTTACTATCAGGTCTTTTATTCCATACTTGTGGTTCTAAATTTAGAGGAAATGCAGGCAGAAAAGGAACTTATTATTATAGATGTATAGGCTGTAACAGAAGTATAAAAACTGATATTATAGATGAAAAAGTTCTTAATGAGTTGTTTAATAATGAATTTCTAAAAGAATTGAATAAAAGTACAGGAAAAGTGGAAAATAAGAAAGAAAAAGAATTGATAAAATTAAAAAACTATAAAATTTCTCTAAAAAATAAAGAAAAGAAATTGATAGATTTATATACAGAAGATTTAATCTCCAAAGATGAATATATAAACAGAAAAAATGAAATTAAAAATTCTATAATAAATACAGAGGCAGAATTAATCCTATTAGAAAATGAAAAGGAAGAAAAGAAACAAAATGTTGACTTTTCTAAAATGTTTATAGCTGCACTTAGTAATTTAAAAAATGCAGAGAGTAAGCAGGAAGCTAATAAGATCCTAAAAATGATAATAAAAAAATAG
- a CDS encoding VRR-NUC domain yields the protein MKESDIQSQIINYLQILEKQGKLFFQRINNTAIYDPVGKRWRSLAKGTKKGFPDILVLKDSKCIGLEVKTSKGKQSKEQEEMEILMKEHGAAYYVVRSLEEVINIVEKIN from the coding sequence ATGAAAGAAAGTGATATTCAATCACAGATAATAAACTACTTACAGATATTAGAAAAGCAAGGGAAATTATTCTTCCAGAGAATAAACAATACTGCCATTTACGACCCAGTAGGGAAAAGGTGGAGATCTTTAGCAAAAGGAACTAAAAAGGGTTTTCCAGATATTTTAGTTCTTAAAGACAGTAAGTGCATAGGGTTGGAAGTTAAAACAAGCAAAGGGAAACAATCAAAAGAGCAGGAAGAAATGGAAATCTTAATGAAGGAACATGGGGCTGCTTACTATGTAGTAAGAAGTTTGGAAGAGGTTATAAACATTGTAGAAAAAATAAATTAA
- the fruA_3 gene encoding EIIABC-Fru has translation MINNMLSENCINLDLKGTNKGQIIDELVEMLNAAGKLNDKEEYKKEILKRESQSSTGLEEGIAIPHAKTSAVKVPSIAFGLSKAGVDYDSLDGEPSKLFFMIAAPANASDTHIEVLSKLTTTLLDDDIRERLLNATSPKEVIEILSIDTEKGEEHDKRDTGMPEVLAVTACPTGIAHTYMAADALIKKALAMGINIKVETNGSTGVKNELTDEEIKNAKGIIVAADKNVEMDRFAGKHVEIVPVKEGIKNPEKLIKNAVAQTAPIYSVSGEKTSSSSKKERTGFYKHIMSGVSNMLPFVVGGGILIALSFMFGIHASDPSDPSFNPLAKLLSDIGGGNAFFLMVPVMAGFIGMSIADRPGFAPAMVGGLISLNNGGGFLGGLIGGFLGGYSVVLLKKVFGKLPESLEGIKPVLLYPLFGIFITGALMYGVIIDPIAALNTGVTNFLETLGTGNLILLGAVLAGMMAVDMGGPVNKSSFTFGIAMIAAGNYAPHAAVMAGGMVPPLGIALATTFFRNKFTKDEREAGKVCYIMGLSFITEGAIPFAASDPIRVIPASVIGAAIAGGLSMFFGVLLPAPHGGIFVFPVVTNPVMYLVSVIIGSLVTAFILGAWKKPVNEL, from the coding sequence ATGATAAACAATATGCTTTCTGAAAATTGTATCAACCTTGATTTAAAAGGAACTAATAAGGGACAAATTATTGATGAACTGGTAGAAATGTTAAATGCAGCAGGGAAACTTAATGACAAGGAAGAGTATAAGAAAGAAATATTAAAAAGAGAATCACAAAGTTCAACTGGACTGGAAGAAGGGATAGCTATTCCTCACGCTAAAACGAGTGCAGTAAAAGTTCCAAGTATTGCTTTTGGATTATCTAAAGCAGGTGTAGACTACGATTCGTTAGATGGAGAACCTTCAAAATTATTTTTTATGATTGCAGCTCCAGCAAATGCTTCTGATACTCATATAGAAGTTTTGTCAAAACTTACAACAACATTATTAGATGATGATATAAGAGAAAGACTTTTAAATGCTACTTCACCAAAAGAAGTAATAGAAATATTATCAATAGATACGGAAAAAGGGGAAGAGCATGATAAAAGAGATACAGGAATGCCAGAAGTACTGGCAGTAACAGCTTGTCCTACAGGAATAGCTCATACTTATATGGCTGCTGATGCTCTTATCAAAAAAGCTCTTGCTATGGGAATTAATATAAAAGTTGAAACAAATGGTTCAACTGGTGTAAAAAATGAACTGACAGATGAAGAGATAAAAAATGCAAAGGGAATAATTGTAGCAGCAGATAAAAACGTTGAAATGGATAGATTTGCAGGAAAACATGTTGAGATTGTTCCTGTGAAAGAAGGAATAAAAAATCCTGAAAAACTTATAAAAAATGCTGTGGCTCAAACAGCACCAATATATTCAGTATCAGGAGAAAAAACATCATCTTCTTCTAAAAAAGAAAGAACAGGATTCTATAAACATATAATGTCAGGGGTTTCAAATATGCTTCCATTCGTTGTAGGAGGAGGAATATTAATAGCACTTTCATTTATGTTTGGTATACATGCAAGTGATCCAAGTGACCCATCATTTAATCCTTTAGCAAAATTATTAAGTGATATTGGGGGAGGAAATGCATTTTTCCTTATGGTTCCAGTAATGGCAGGATTCATTGGAATGAGTATAGCTGACAGACCGGGATTTGCTCCAGCAATGGTAGGGGGACTTATTTCTCTGAATAATGGAGGAGGATTCTTAGGTGGACTTATAGGTGGATTCCTTGGTGGTTACAGTGTTGTATTGTTGAAGAAGGTATTCGGTAAACTTCCTGAAAGTTTAGAAGGTATCAAACCAGTTCTTCTATATCCATTGTTTGGTATATTTATTACAGGTGCCTTAATGTATGGAGTGATTATAGACCCAATTGCAGCATTGAACACAGGAGTTACTAATTTTCTTGAAACTTTAGGTACAGGAAACCTTATCCTTCTTGGAGCTGTATTAGCAGGAATGATGGCAGTAGATATGGGAGGTCCAGTAAATAAATCGAGCTTCACTTTTGGAATCGCTATGATAGCGGCTGGAAACTATGCACCTCATGCTGCTGTAATGGCAGGAGGTATGGTACCGCCTTTAGGAATAGCTTTGGCAACTACATTCTTTAGAAATAAATTTACTAAAGATGAAAGAGAAGCAGGAAAAGTTTGCTACATTATGGGATTATCATTTATTACAGAAGGAGCTATTCCATTTGCAGCATCTGACCCAATAAGAGTTATCCCTGCAAGTGTAATAGGAGCAGCAATCGCTGGAGGACTGTCAATGTTCTTTGGAGTATTATTACCAGCACCACATGGTGGAATATTTGTTTTCCCAGTAGTTACTAACCCAGTAATGTACCTTGTATCAGTAATTATTGGATCGCTGGTTACAGCCTTTATATTAGGAGCTTGGAAAAAACCAGTAAATGAACTTTAG
- a CDS encoding Helix-turn-helix domain, whose product MKTKRKELGYSLEDIQLILKKDFNIELDSSNISRYENGTVKNMNAAYLRALCKANNINYVSVFKELGYIDPDDKRIDGLDKKGMTQYEKAMNEAVMFFNDERIEEEDKQKLMLALNEIFFRSKEINKEKYKKKNKEDLKSKISM is encoded by the coding sequence TTGAAAACTAAGCGAAAAGAATTGGGGTATAGTTTAGAAGATATTCAATTGATTTTAAAAAAAGATTTTAATATAGAACTAGATAGTAGTAATATTTCAAGATATGAAAATGGAACTGTAAAAAATATGAATGCTGCATATTTAAGAGCATTATGTAAAGCTAATAATATAAATTATGTTTCCGTTTTTAAAGAGTTAGGGTATATAGATCCAGATGACAAAAGAATTGATGGGCTTGATAAAAAAGGAATGACACAATATGAAAAAGCTATGAATGAAGCAGTTATGTTTTTCAATGATGAAAGGATAGAAGAAGAAGATAAACAAAAATTAATGTTGGCATTAAATGAAATATTTTTCAGAAGTAAAGAAATAAATAAAGAAAAATATAAAAAAAAGAATAAAGAAGATTTGAAATCAAAAATTAGCATGTGA
- a CDS encoding Replication initiator protein A (RepA) N-terminus, translating into MRSIKVNDLDSMLYYQVPKWLMDLLIEGKISIGAFKTYVLMYERTRLSARNNWIDKKGEVYIKYSYDELMEDLKCNSKTTVSNNIKDLEKVDLIDKVRCFSSSSIYYLRVRSTEDCTSTESCTDRSTEDCTTISTEVCTNSSTENLYASKNNYNKNNLERTTTNLESKNKIEEIPEKENSSSSLEILEKEKIRQIKSTLQMHGISIGTCKNIMDLVYSKHIDLERIKTVLTIAPAKNWNEGAIYKALKENWVIEEKAYNTGKTKAEKKAKEAIESNLKNKEQRDRAIEEKENLKKVFEALTEQEKRCIEQEALKLAIEKYGNNIAQVMARTETLYIVLKKYLERKKKVG; encoded by the coding sequence ATGAGAAGTATAAAAGTTAATGATTTAGATAGTATGTTGTATTATCAAGTACCTAAATGGCTTATGGACTTGTTAATTGAAGGAAAAATATCCATAGGGGCTTTTAAAACTTACGTATTGATGTATGAAAGGACTAGATTATCTGCCAGAAATAATTGGATAGATAAAAAAGGAGAAGTTTATATTAAATATTCCTATGATGAGCTTATGGAAGATTTAAAATGCAACAGTAAAACAACTGTATCAAATAATATAAAAGATTTAGAAAAAGTTGATCTAATTGATAAAGTAAGATGTTTTAGTTCAAGCAGCATTTATTATCTAAGGGTCAGAAGTACAGAAGATTGTACTAGTACAGAAAGTTGTACTGACAGAAGTACAGAAGATTGTACTACCATTAGTACAGAGGTCTGTACCAACAGTAGTACAGAAAACCTGTACGCTAGTAAGAATAACTATAATAAGAATAACTTAGAAAGAACTACTACTAACTTAGAAAGTAAAAATAAGATAGAGGAAATTCCAGAAAAAGAAAATAGTAGTAGTTCTTTAGAAATTTTAGAAAAAGAAAAAATAAGACAAATAAAATCTACTCTACAAATGCATGGGATAAGTATAGGCACTTGTAAAAACATTATGGACCTTGTTTATTCCAAACATATAGACTTAGAAAGAATTAAAACAGTCTTAACAATAGCTCCAGCTAAAAACTGGAATGAAGGAGCTATATATAAGGCTTTGAAAGAAAACTGGGTTATAGAAGAAAAGGCTTATAATACTGGAAAGACTAAAGCAGAGAAAAAGGCAAAAGAAGCAATAGAAAGCAATCTTAAAAATAAGGAGCAGAGAGATAGGGCAATAGAGGAAAAAGAGAATCTTAAAAAGGTTTTTGAAGCTCTTACAGAACAGGAAAAGAGATGTATAGAGCAGGAGGCTTTAAAATTAGCTATAGAGAAATACGGTAACAATATAGCACAGGTAATGGCTAGAACAGAAACTTTATACATAGTATTAAAAAAATATTTGGAAAGAAAAAAGAAAGTAGGATAA